Proteins from one Streptomyces genisteinicus genomic window:
- a CDS encoding phytoene desaturase family protein, translated as MSAVDAAVVGSGPNGLAAAVVLARAGLRVEVYEAAGTLGGGLRGADLFDSGVVHDICSAVHPMGMSSPFFREFGLDARVDMLRPEISYAHPLDDGRAALAWHDLDATCAGLGPDGARWRRLMEPLLAHGTELAGLLLSDLRRPPGLRAAPALLSRVLLHGTRLGPLAFRGEKAPALLAGAAAHVTGPLPSLPGAAVGLLLAQLAHGPGWPVPRGGSRSIADALAADIQAHGGVLHTGREITDLRELDGVRAVLLDVSPTALESLAGGRLPPRYARALRRYRYGPAAGKADFLVSEPIPWSAPEVGRAVTVHLGGTAREVFRQETATARGLPGERPFVLVVDPAVADPGRALPGRRPVWAYAHLPHGSTRDPLPLVRAAIERHAPGFTDTVVAERGVSGAALARYNPNYVGGDIATGALGLRQSVFRPVVRWDPYRTPLPGVYLCSAATPPGPGVHGMCGLLAARSALRREFGLRVPPLGRSGAGARGARRDGAAAE; from the coding sequence GTGAGCGCGGTGGACGCGGCCGTCGTCGGCAGCGGGCCGAACGGCCTCGCCGCCGCCGTCGTGCTGGCCCGCGCCGGCCTGCGGGTCGAGGTGTACGAGGCCGCCGGCACCCTGGGGGGCGGGCTGCGCGGAGCCGACCTGTTCGACTCCGGCGTCGTCCACGACATCTGCTCGGCGGTGCATCCGATGGGCATGTCCTCCCCGTTCTTCCGGGAGTTCGGCCTCGACGCGCGGGTGGACATGCTCCGCCCGGAGATCAGCTACGCCCACCCCCTCGACGACGGGCGGGCCGCCCTCGCCTGGCACGACCTCGACGCGACCTGCGCCGGGCTCGGTCCGGACGGAGCGCGCTGGCGCCGCCTGATGGAGCCGCTGCTGGCGCACGGCACGGAGCTGGCCGGGCTGCTCCTGTCCGACCTGCGGCGGCCTCCCGGCCTCCGGGCCGCCCCGGCCCTGCTGAGCCGGGTCCTGCTCCACGGGACCCGGCTGGGGCCCCTCGCCTTCCGCGGCGAGAAGGCCCCGGCGCTGCTGGCCGGCGCCGCCGCACATGTGACCGGCCCGCTGCCGTCGCTGCCCGGCGCCGCGGTCGGGCTGCTGCTCGCACAGCTCGCCCACGGGCCGGGCTGGCCGGTACCGCGCGGCGGCAGCCGGAGCATCGCGGACGCCCTGGCGGCCGACATCCAGGCGCACGGGGGCGTGCTGCACACCGGCCGGGAGATCACCGACCTGCGCGAGCTGGACGGAGTGCGGGCGGTTCTCCTCGACGTCTCCCCCACCGCACTGGAATCCCTCGCCGGCGGCCGGCTGCCCCCTCGCTACGCCCGCGCGCTGCGCCGCTACCGCTACGGCCCGGCGGCCGGCAAGGCCGACTTCCTCGTCTCGGAGCCGATCCCCTGGTCCGCCCCCGAAGTCGGCCGGGCGGTGACCGTGCACCTCGGAGGGACGGCGCGGGAGGTCTTCCGGCAGGAGACGGCCACCGCCCGGGGCCTACCGGGCGAACGGCCCTTCGTGCTGGTGGTGGACCCGGCCGTGGCCGACCCGGGGCGCGCCCTCCCCGGGCGCCGTCCGGTGTGGGCGTACGCGCACCTCCCGCACGGCTCCACCCGCGATCCGCTGCCGCTGGTGCGGGCGGCGATCGAGCGCCACGCGCCCGGGTTCACCGACACCGTGGTCGCCGAACGCGGCGTGTCCGGGGCCGCGCTGGCCCGCTACAACCCCAACTACGTCGGCGGGGACATCGCTACGGGAGCCCTCGGCCTGCGGCAGTCCGTCTTCCGGCCCGTGGTCCGCTGGGACCCGTACCGCACCCCGCTGCCGGGCGTCTACCTCTGCTCGGCCGCCACCCCGCCGGGTCCCGGCGTGCACGGGATGTGCGGCCTGCTGGCCGCCCGGAGCGCCCTGCGCCGGGAGTTCGGCCTGCGGGTGCCGCCGCTGGGACGGAGCGGGGCGGGGGCCCGTGGCGCCCGCCGGGACGGAGCGGCCGCGGAGTGA